The Salvelinus sp. IW2-2015 unplaced genomic scaffold, ASM291031v2 Un_scaffold10622, whole genome shotgun sequence region TAGTTACGAGGCATCAGCGTGCAACTATGGCAAGACAGCGGGTAGGGTGGAAAGACCAGTTTTGCTAAGTGTACAGCATGCATCCCTGACAATTCAAAGAGGTAGGTGAAGAggcctgaccacggagacggggGACTACagaccgtagcactcacatccgtagccatgaagtgctttgaaaggctggtaatggctcacatcaacaccattatccgaaaaccctagacccactccaatttgcataccgcccgaacagatccacagatgatggaatctctattgcactccacactgccctttcccacctggacaaaaggaacacctatgtgagaatgctattcattgactacagtcagCATTcgttccctcaaagctcatcactaagctaaggaacctgggactaaacacctccctctgcaactggatcctggacttcctgatgggccgtccccaggtggtgagggaaggtagcaacacatctgcccacgctgatcctcaacactggagctcccaggggtgcgtgcgcagtcccctcctgtactccctgttcacccacgactgcattgccaggcacgactccaacaccgttaagtttgcagacgacacaaccgtggtaggcctgatcaccgacaacgacgagacagcctatagggaggaggtcagagacctggccgggtggtgccagaataacaacctatccctcaacgtaaccaagactaaggagatgattgtggactacaggaaaaggagcaccgagcacatccccattctcatcgacggggctgtagtggagcaggttgagagcttcaaattccttggtgtccacatcaacaacaagctagaatggtccaaacacaccaagacagtcgtgaagagggcacgacaaaacctattcccccctcaggaaactaaaagatttggcatgggtcctgaagtcatcaaaaggttctacagctgcaatatcgagagcatcctgaccggttgcatcactgcctggtacggcaattgctcggcctccgaccgcaaggcacttagAGGgtattgtcaaagaccccagccaccccagtcatagactgttctctctactaccgcatggcaagcgtaccAGAGTGCAAGTCCTAggaaaaaaggcttctcaacagtttttaccccaagccataagactcctgaacaggtaaccaaatggttacccggactatttgcattgcgcccccccccccccccccaacccctcttttacgctactgctactctctgttcatcatatatgcgtagtactttaaccatacctacatgtacatactacctcgataagcctgactaaccggtatctgtatatagccttgctactcttattttcaaatgtctttttactgttctatttctttacttacctacacacacaatctttttcgcactattggttagagcctgtaagtaagcatttcactgtaaggtctacctacacctgttgtattcggcgcacgtgacaaatcaactttgatttgatttattcaggGATGAAGTGGAgatggagctgggcctggcttaagctggatgccactatagaaatgaatggaacaccacacactttccctctgtcTCACTTTTTCAATAAAACGTGGTATGCCAGATgtactctgcctgaaagagatcaattatgccaacaaagggtatcttgctctgctggcacattgtagaacagatgtccacaggcagaaagtgttcAATGTCatgtgtagcccaaagatattgatTTTTGTGTTGAATTTGACAGTAACGTGTGAGGGGGGGGTTATATGTTTTACTCAGTGAACTGTCCAATGCATCTCTTCAACTGATTTTACTCTAGTCTGTAGCTAGTGTTTGGTCATCCAGTGTGAAATAAGTGCACCCCAGKAAACCCTGTACTCCTGTCTCAGTGTTGGACATGGGCCACGATGGTGCCATTGTGACTCTAAATATATCCAGACGGACTTTCCTCCCTATTGGAGTGTGTCGCTACAACTTTGAGACAGTTACTTACTGTCATACTTTTTATGTATGTAATAATGATGATTACTTATGAAATGGTCCTCGTTTACTTCTTGGTGCACGAGACACGACTCATCCAGGCATATCCCTTTGTCTTTCTTTAGGTGATCCCTTACAAGACACTGAGGACTGAGTACAAGCCCTTTGAAGCCAAACGACGGCTGCTYMGGaactttgacatgtttctttCAGACGACCGCATTTGCCGCCTGCTGTCCTCGCACTTCTACGAGAGAAAGAAGTAAGCTCGTAAATATTGTTGGTTGATCACCTTGTCTATTTTAGTCAAATGAAATCTATTTAGAGACTAATTTTTGCACTGGTTCGGAACCTGGTTCACTCTCAGTATGAATTTTGTTTTAACTCCATTGCTATATGAAACTCATTCCAGTGAGGCAGGGGAGCGGTATCCTTTTTGTGCTGTCTCCCTGTTCACTCTCTGGGAACATCAACATAGCCCATAGTGCTGTTCCCTGGTTTTGAAATACATGTCctcttatacagttgaagtcggaagtttacatacaccttagccaaatacatttaaactcagtttttcacaattcctgacatttaatcctagtaaaaatMccctgtcttaggtcagttaagatcaccactttacgtgaagaatgtgaaatgtcagaatgatagattggtttatttctttcatcacagtcccagtgggtcagacgtttacatacactcaattagtatttggtagtattgccttttaaattgtttaacttgggtcaaacatttcaggtggccttccacaagcttcccacaataagttgggtgaattatggcccattcctcctgacagagctggtgtaactgagtcgggtttgtaggccttcttgctcgcacatgctttttcagttctgcccacaaattttctataggattgaggtcagggctttgtgatggccactccaataccttgactttgttgtccctaacccattttgccacatctttggaagtatgcgtggggtcattgtccatttggaagactcatttgctttaactttctgactgatgtcttgagatgttgcttcaatatatccacataatttRCCcccctcatggtgccatctattttgtgaacagttctatttttgtttcatcagaccagaggacatctctccaaaaagtacgatctttgtccccatgtgcagttgcaaaccgtagtctggcttttttatggcggttttggagcagtggcttcttccttgctgagcggcctttcaggttatgtcgatataggacttgttttactgtggatatggatacttttgtacttgtttcctccagcatcttcacaagatccgttgctgttgttctgggattgatttgcacttttcgcaccgaaatacgttcatctctaggagacagaacgggtctccttcctgagcgctatgacggctgcgtggtcccatggtgtttatacttgcgtactattggttgtacagatgatcgtggtaccttcaggtgtttggaaattgctcccatggatgagccagacttgtggaggtctgcaattgtttttctgaggtcttggctgattttcttttgattttcccatgatgtcaagcaaagaggcactgattttgaaggtaggccttgaaatacatccacaggtacacctccaattgactccaatgatGACAATTAGCCTAAATTCcacagcttctaaagccatgacatcattttctggaattttccaagctgttgaaatgcacagtcaacttagtgcatgtaaacttctgacccactggaattgtgatgcaatgaattataagtgaaataatctgtctgtaaacaattgttggacaaatgacttgtcatgcacaaagtagatgtcctaaccgacttgccaaaactatagtttgttaacaagacatttgtggagtggttgaaaaatgagttaatgactccaacctaagtgtatgtaaacttccgacttcaactgtaagtttaAATGTGCCTTTAAGCTAGCCCTTACAGAGTTCTAATCTAACGGAGTGTGTTTTTTCTCTCCCCTGCTTAGGGAGCCTTTGTCATTGAACCAGCAGYGCAAGAAGCTGGCCTTGGACATCCAGAGAACCATCCAGGGAACAACAATCTCCATTTCTAAGAACGGCRGCTGCTGGTGAGGCCTGCTCTCTGACTTAGTCAGTAAGTGCGCCTCAGCAAACCCTGTCCTCCTGTCCGTGTTGGACATGGGCAATGATGGTGCCATAGTGACTCAAAATATATCCTGACAGATCTCCCTCTCTATTGGAGCCTGTCTCTGCAACTGACACAAAATGGCAATTAATGCACATTCATTTATATACACATTGCCTCCtgtaaaatgttgtttgttttagcATGGCTTGTGTGGCCCACTCTGGGATGGCTGCAGATGAAATAGCAGAGAATATTGATTCAGCTGTCGGCACCATCGTGACGAAACTACGGGTTAGGTGAGTTTGCTGCCAGGATGTCTTCCTGATCACCCTAATCAATTGTACCCCGTCAACACAGATATTTACACTTTTATTACACGTTAAATGGTCAGGTATACTCAAAGTTTATTAATGCTAAAAAAATGTGTGGGCCCAGTCTGAAAATCGCCTTTGATATCTCTGTTGTCTGGGGTGAGATTACAGGGCCTATAGTACTGTGGTACGTTAAGCTTATTGCCTGCTCTGTATAGCAGTGTGATTAAACCCATGTGCCTACAATCCTGACAAAGAAAGG contains the following coding sequences:
- the LOC112079971 gene encoding ribosomal L1 domain-containing protein 1-like, whose protein sequence is MFLSDDRICRLLSSHFYERKKEPLSLNQQXKKLALDIQRTIQGTTISISKNGXCCMACVAHSGMAADEIAENIDSAVGTIVTKLRVR